In Treponema sp. OMZ 798, the following proteins share a genomic window:
- a CDS encoding flagellin, whose translation MIINHNMSAMFAQRTQGVTNVRIGKDIEKLSSGLRINRAGDDASGLAVSEKMRSQIRGLNQASANASNGINFIQVAEAFLQETTDIMQRIRELAVQSSNGIYSAEDRMQIQVEVSQLVAEVDRIASSAQFNGMNMLTGRFARETGENVVTGSMWFHIGANMDQRMRVYIGTMSAAALGIRNIGDEKIMTIETADAANRGIGIIDEGLKKINKQRADLGGYQNRMELTVVGIDIAAENLQAAESRIRDADMAKQMVEYTKNQILSNTGIAMLAQANNNSQLVMSLLR comes from the coding sequence ATGATTATTAATCACAACATGAGTGCGATGTTCGCACAGAGAACGCAGGGTGTTACCAATGTACGCATCGGTAAAGACATCGAAAAGCTTTCATCCGGTTTACGCATTAACCGTGCAGGCGATGACGCTTCCGGTCTTGCAGTTTCCGAGAAAATGAGAAGTCAGATTCGAGGTTTAAACCAAGCTTCTGCAAACGCTTCAAACGGCATTAACTTTATTCAAGTAGCCGAAGCTTTCTTGCAGGAAACAACCGACATCATGCAGAGAATCAGAGAGTTGGCTGTTCAGTCTTCAAACGGTATCTACTCTGCTGAAGACAGAATGCAGATTCAGGTTGAAGTTTCTCAGTTGGTTGCCGAAGTTGACCGAATTGCAAGTTCAGCCCAATTTAACGGTATGAATATGCTTACAGGCCGCTTTGCACGCGAAACAGGTGAAAATGTTGTTACCGGTTCTATGTGGTTCCATATCGGAGCAAACATGGATCAGAGAATGCGCGTTTATATCGGCACAATGTCGGCTGCCGCCCTCGGTATCCGAAATATCGGCGACGAAAAAATTATGACGATTGAAACCGCAGATGCCGCTAACCGAGGAATCGGAATCATTGATGAAGGTCTAAAAAAGATCAACAAGCAAAGAGCCGATCTTGGCGGTTACCAGAACAGAATGGAATTGACGGTTGTAGGTATTGATATCGCAGCCGAAAACCTCCAAGCTGCAGAGTCAAGAATCCGTGATGCAGATATGGCAAAACAAATGGTAGAATATACCAAGAACCAAATCTTGTCAAATACCGGTATCGCAATGCTTGCTCAGGCTAATAACAACAGCCAGCTTGTAATGTCTCTTTTAAGGTAA
- a CDS encoding coproporphyrinogen-III oxidase family protein: MKKAGLYIHIPFCLQKCNYCDFFSVRADRFKNILSAALSPFVLRLAEDIKIQADKFSISEWDTVYIGGGTPSLLSPDDLFYLSSQILAAQRNSPKEFTVEINPEDLNKEFLSAAAQGGVNRFSVGIQSLNDEVLRACKRRGERKLSLSALELLRTKKDLILSCDLIAGLNKQTFDILKDDIETLLAFKPEHFSLYALCSNTRVSAEKDDEIAELWSYGKNILEKNSYNKYEVSNFSYKNSYKSIHNEKYWGLEDYIGVGPGAFGSIFFNKEALPASVNANAHEHAYLHSHAHALRFSAIKNIDKWMTAKNRDDVYEYETIDEKEFIEEAFMMGLRLTEGIDRSFFKSRFGKDITVFAGKTISKWLNRKEAVLTEKRFYLTEKGFLYLNLFLQDLFQEIDTLF; the protein is encoded by the coding sequence ATGAAAAAGGCCGGGCTTTATATCCACATACCTTTTTGCCTCCAAAAATGTAATTATTGCGATTTTTTTTCCGTTCGGGCTGACCGGTTCAAGAATATATTATCAGCTGCTTTAAGTCCCTTTGTTTTACGATTGGCTGAAGATATAAAAATTCAAGCAGATAAGTTCTCCATAAGTGAATGGGATACCGTTTATATAGGAGGCGGAACTCCGTCTCTTTTATCTCCTGATGATCTTTTTTACCTTTCATCGCAAATATTGGCCGCTCAAAGAAATTCTCCTAAAGAATTTACGGTTGAAATTAATCCTGAAGATTTAAATAAAGAATTTTTATCTGCAGCAGCCCAAGGAGGAGTTAATAGGTTTTCGGTAGGAATTCAGTCCCTTAATGATGAGGTTTTAAGAGCTTGTAAGAGGAGGGGAGAAAGAAAATTAAGCCTTTCAGCTCTTGAACTTTTGCGCACTAAAAAAGACCTAATCCTTTCTTGTGATCTAATCGCAGGACTAAATAAGCAGACCTTTGATATTCTAAAAGATGACATAGAAACCTTATTGGCTTTCAAACCTGAGCATTTTTCTTTGTACGCCCTTTGTTCAAATACAAGGGTTTCAGCCGAGAAAGATGATGAAATAGCCGAGTTATGGAGCTATGGTAAGAATATTTTAGAGAAAAATAGCTATAATAAGTATGAAGTGTCTAATTTTTCATACAAAAATTCATATAAAAGTATACATAATGAGAAATATTGGGGGTTGGAGGATTATATCGGGGTCGGTCCCGGTGCCTTCGGTTCAATTTTTTTTAATAAAGAAGCCCTCCCTGCTTCTGTAAATGCCAATGCCCATGAACATGCTTACTTACATTCACATGCTCACGCATTGAGATTTTCTGCAATTAAAAATATAGATAAATGGATGACTGCAAAAAACAGAGATGATGTTTATGAATATGAAACCATTGATGAAAAAGAATTTATTGAAGAAGCCTTTATGATGGGCTTAAGGCTAACCGAGGGGATTGACAGGTCTTTTTTTAAATCAAGATTCGGTAAGGATATTACGGTATTTGCAGGAAAAACTATTTCAAAATGGCTCAATAGGAAAGAGGCCGTTTTAACGGAAAAAAGATTTTATTTAACTGAAAAAGGTTTTCTTTATTTAAATTTATTTTTGCAGGATCTATTTCAAGAAATTGATACCTTATTTTAA
- the lepB gene encoding signal peptidase I, which yields MTAKYRNFSYTAKREYRNKVLFIIFLVLFAFLSYILITSYLLKTYRLQTDTMFPEISKGDMVLVTPIYAPASAKRGDLVIIDGASSQNKPFFKSAVNAVVGFFTFHLVRPFDLQSADAYSIRRIVGLPGDTLYMENFVLHIKTKDSSHFLTEFELAQKNYDIEVKDLPAHWDSSLPFSGAYPKTVLKEGEYFVLCDNRIITDDSRLWGAVKGDKKICGKIILKYWPLKEFKTY from the coding sequence ATGACAGCAAAATACAGAAATTTTTCATATACGGCAAAGAGAGAGTACCGAAACAAGGTATTGTTTATTATTTTTTTGGTTCTTTTTGCTTTTCTTTCATATATACTCATAACATCATATCTGTTAAAAACTTATAGATTACAAACCGATACTATGTTTCCTGAAATTTCTAAGGGGGATATGGTTTTGGTTACACCCATCTATGCTCCGGCTTCAGCTAAAAGGGGGGACCTGGTTATTATCGACGGCGCATCATCGCAAAATAAGCCTTTTTTTAAATCTGCTGTAAATGCCGTTGTCGGCTTTTTTACTTTTCATCTTGTAAGACCCTTTGATTTGCAGAGTGCAGATGCTTATTCCATAAGGAGAATTGTAGGCTTGCCCGGAGATACCTTGTATATGGAAAATTTTGTATTGCACATAAAAACTAAAGATTCTAGTCATTTTTTGACCGAATTTGAGTTAGCTCAAAAAAATTATGATATTGAAGTTAAGGATCTGCCTGCTCATTGGGATTCATCCTTACCTTTTTCAGGAGCATATCCTAAGACGGTTCTAAAAGAAGGAGAATATTTTGTATTATGCGATAATAGGATAATCACTGATGATTCCCGTCTTTGGGGGGCTGTAAAAGGAGATAAAAAAATATGCGGCAAAATTATTTTAAAATATTGGCCGCTTAAAGAGTTTAAGACCTATTGA
- the tsaE gene encoding tRNA (adenosine(37)-N6)-threonylcarbamoyltransferase complex ATPase subunit type 1 TsaE, whose translation MEFITKTEEDTINLGKKIGKKLKKGDVIALDGSLAAGKTYLTKGIAQGLDIEEDITSPTFTLISEYSGRLHLYHMDVYRIEGVEDFLDLGTEEMLYGDGVCVVEWSKKVKEALPKNTIYIGITVNDDNSRKIIINDKDFGEDL comes from the coding sequence ATGGAATTTATAACAAAGACTGAAGAAGACACTATTAATTTAGGAAAAAAGATAGGAAAAAAATTAAAAAAAGGAGATGTAATAGCCCTTGACGGTTCTTTGGCAGCTGGAAAAACCTATCTTACAAAGGGTATAGCACAAGGCTTAGACATTGAAGAGGACATTACAAGCCCGACCTTTACATTAATATCAGAATACTCAGGACGGCTGCATCTATATCATATGGATGTATACAGAATTGAAGGAGTTGAGGATTTTTTAGACTTGGGTACCGAAGAAATGTTATATGGAGACGGAGTTTGTGTGGTTGAATGGAGTAAAAAGGTAAAAGAAGCCTTGCCCAAAAACACTATTTATATCGGTATAACTGTAAATGATGATAATTCCAGAAAAATTATCATCAATGACAAAGACTTTGGTGAGGATCTATGA
- a CDS encoding HD-GYP domain-containing protein, with protein sequence MIKNKNKDKSEIGIHEKNFLTLDEVEMLDEVEEELEELDDDLYQDDPDSLHHPINFNNQEIKTEVLKTAVDLLATPTVCSLLLDKNFLILYISDAVNHLFEGYHNIEKKPFFNIFGSTLEKSSLDDLLTKLRSPNRGYSWSGVLKHKTRYRKTMYTKTNIFPLFDNNTLNGYWVMFEDISNSYLSQYKGMMESLLNASKLKDNDTGFHNERLNYYSKALAEVLFKENLFPQIDADFIDNISSLAAIHDIGKIGTPDYILQKKGSLNDVEWAVMREHTINGTLILANYPIPMAKEITLSHHERWDGRGYPYRLAGEMIPLSARIVAIADVYDALRMKRSYKEGIPHKETVIHIANGSGGHFDPTLIEAFESIHKEFNYIWEQNKDQSQAG encoded by the coding sequence ATGATAAAAAATAAAAACAAAGATAAATCTGAAATAGGGATTCATGAAAAAAATTTTCTCACTCTTGATGAAGTAGAAATGCTTGATGAAGTAGAAGAAGAATTGGAAGAGCTCGATGATGACCTTTATCAAGACGATCCTGACAGTCTGCATCATCCGATAAATTTTAACAATCAAGAAATCAAAACCGAGGTTTTAAAAACAGCTGTAGACCTGCTTGCTACTCCCACCGTTTGCTCATTACTATTGGATAAAAATTTTTTGATACTATACATAAGCGATGCAGTAAACCATCTTTTTGAAGGTTATCACAATATAGAAAAAAAACCGTTTTTTAACATATTCGGAAGCACTCTTGAAAAGTCCTCCCTTGATGACCTTTTAACAAAATTAAGGAGCCCTAATAGAGGCTACTCATGGTCAGGAGTTTTAAAGCATAAAACAAGATACCGTAAGACTATGTATACAAAGACAAACATATTTCCCTTATTTGATAATAATACTCTCAACGGGTACTGGGTTATGTTTGAAGATATAAGCAATTCTTATTTAAGCCAATATAAGGGTATGATGGAAAGTCTATTAAATGCCTCAAAATTAAAGGATAATGATACAGGCTTTCATAATGAAAGGCTTAATTATTATTCGAAAGCCCTTGCCGAAGTCTTGTTTAAGGAGAATTTGTTTCCTCAAATAGATGCCGATTTTATAGATAATATTTCTTCTCTCGCAGCTATACACGATATAGGAAAAATAGGAACACCCGATTATATCTTACAAAAAAAAGGTTCCCTTAATGACGTGGAATGGGCTGTTATGAGAGAGCATACTATTAACGGAACCCTAATCCTTGCAAACTACCCTATCCCTATGGCAAAAGAAATCACCCTTAGCCATCATGAGAGATGGGACGGAAGGGGCTATCCTTATAGACTTGCAGGTGAAATGATTCCTCTATCGGCGCGTATAGTGGCTATAGCCGATGTTTACGATGCCCTTAGAATGAAAAGGTCTTACAAAGAAGGAATTCCTCACAAGGAAACTGTTATACATATTGCAAACGGATCCGGAGGACACTTTGACCCTACCCTGATTGAAGCTTTCGAAAGTATACACAAAGAATTTAATTATATATGGGAACAAAATAAGGACCAAAGTCAGGCCGGATAA
- the tsaB gene encoding tRNA (adenosine(37)-N6)-threonylcarbamoyltransferase complex dimerization subunit type 1 TsaB yields MNIVCIDTSWTSIAITAQGNAGTFTSVFTPAKARHSAVIIPAIETAVQQAGFSINETDILVCPQGPGGFTGLRLAYSTAKAIQLQTNARFFCVSILEALCCKYGGKNQFLSVIDAKRDCFYVQAFENKKPVSEAFDISAQEALKLIDKNKKTIICGFGTEKFNEEAGASIDANNITLIEADKEAFSKILLDCFIKNQACKKVEDHEGPVYIRKSDAEY; encoded by the coding sequence ATGAATATCGTTTGCATCGATACAAGTTGGACATCTATTGCAATAACCGCTCAAGGAAATGCCGGTACATTTACCTCTGTTTTTACACCGGCTAAAGCCAGACATTCTGCTGTGATTATTCCGGCAATAGAAACAGCAGTACAACAGGCCGGTTTTTCTATAAACGAAACCGATATTTTAGTATGTCCTCAGGGGCCGGGAGGCTTTACCGGTTTAAGGCTTGCTTACTCAACGGCAAAGGCAATTCAGCTGCAAACTAATGCCCGTTTTTTTTGTGTTTCTATTTTGGAAGCTCTTTGTTGTAAATACGGCGGTAAAAATCAATTTTTATCGGTTATTGATGCAAAACGAGATTGTTTTTATGTGCAGGCATTTGAAAACAAAAAACCGGTCTCGGAAGCTTTTGATATAAGCGCACAAGAAGCTCTTAAACTGATCGATAAAAACAAAAAAACGATTATTTGCGGTTTTGGTACCGAAAAATTTAATGAAGAAGCCGGAGCGTCTATTGATGCAAATAATATTACCTTGATAGAAGCAGACAAAGAAGCTTTCTCAAAAATTTTACTTGATTGTTTTATAAAAAATCAAGCCTGTAAAAAAGTGGAAGATCATGAGGGTCCTGTATATATAAGGAAGAGCGATGCAGAATATTAG
- a CDS encoding flagellin codes for MIINHNMSAMFAQRQGGVNELHLAKNIEKLSSAERINRAGDDASGLAVSEKMRSQIRGLNQAGQNIQNGVSFIQATEGYLGETTDIIQRLRELAIQASNGIYSAEDRMQIQVEVSQLVDEVDRIASHAQFNGMNILTGRFAQDSVSGPMQLHVGANMDQREKIYIGTMTATALGIIGAQQGGEDKMISMSSVDGANMALGALDNALKQINKQRADLGAYQNRFEMAYNGIAIAAENMQAAESRIRDADMAKEIVDYTKNQILIQSGTAMLAQANAQPQAVVRLLQ; via the coding sequence ATGATTATTAATCACAATATGAGTGCAATGTTTGCACAGCGACAGGGAGGAGTCAACGAACTTCATCTCGCAAAAAACATCGAAAAGCTTTCCAGTGCGGAAAGAATCAACCGTGCAGGTGACGATGCTTCAGGTTTAGCCGTATCCGAAAAGATGCGCAGCCAGATCAGAGGTTTAAACCAGGCCGGACAGAATATTCAAAACGGTGTTTCTTTCATTCAAGCAACGGAAGGTTACTTAGGTGAAACGACAGATATAATACAGAGATTAAGAGAGTTGGCTATACAGGCCTCAAACGGCATTTATTCAGCCGAAGACAGGATGCAGATTCAAGTTGAAGTTTCACAGCTTGTTGACGAAGTAGACAGAATCGCAAGCCATGCTCAGTTCAACGGAATGAATATCCTTACAGGCCGTTTCGCTCAAGATTCCGTATCGGGACCTATGCAGCTCCATGTCGGTGCAAATATGGATCAAAGAGAAAAGATCTACATAGGAACAATGACAGCTACAGCACTCGGTATTATAGGAGCACAACAGGGCGGAGAAGACAAGATGATTTCAATGTCTTCTGTAGACGGTGCAAACATGGCATTGGGAGCCCTTGATAATGCTCTTAAGCAGATTAACAAGCAGCGCGCAGACCTTGGTGCATACCAGAATAGGTTTGAAATGGCATATAACGGTATAGCAATTGCTGCCGAAAATATGCAGGCTGCCGAATCAAGAATCCGAGACGCAGACATGGCTAAAGAGATTGTTGACTATACAAAGAATCAGATCTTGATCCAATCAGGAACTGCTATGTTGGCACAGGCCAATGCACAGCCTCAGGCTGTTGTCAGGCTTCTTCAATAA
- a CDS encoding bifunctional oligoribonuclease/PAP phosphatase NrnA yields the protein MHNNNSSTISKPLVPQKLLEFLNTYENFIIAGHKEPDGDCIGSCLAMSFFLKRKNKNCILMSAGPFKRIEIKEYENLFTDKLEISDKINPQTTGLIILDCSGFDRVGEIADLIRSFKYIIIDHHATNTEKSDTSLIMPDAPSTTYLIQSIIEEMGEKLTKEEADALFFGLCTDTGFFRHLDERSAQVFAHASRLIEAGANPKQTFMKMNGGKKFESRLLISRILNRMKTYYDGKLVISYETYDDLMEFGLEGRDSDILYQLIQTVEGVEAICIVRQESPSHCSVGFRSLDKIDVSKIASSFGGGGHKQASGLYIEGKFDDLIPKFVEAFGTQM from the coding sequence ATGCATAACAATAACAGCTCAACAATCAGCAAACCTTTAGTTCCGCAAAAATTGCTGGAATTTTTAAATACATATGAGAATTTTATAATTGCAGGTCATAAAGAGCCAGATGGTGACTGTATTGGAAGCTGTCTTGCAATGTCTTTCTTTTTGAAGAGAAAAAATAAAAATTGTATTTTAATGTCGGCAGGTCCTTTTAAGCGTATCGAAATAAAGGAATATGAAAATCTTTTTACCGATAAACTGGAAATTTCCGATAAGATAAACCCTCAAACTACAGGGCTGATAATCCTTGACTGCTCAGGCTTTGACCGCGTAGGTGAAATAGCAGATCTTATCAGAAGTTTTAAGTATATCATAATCGATCATCATGCTACCAATACGGAAAAGTCCGATACCTCTCTTATAATGCCGGATGCACCTTCTACAACCTATCTAATTCAGTCAATAATTGAAGAAATGGGAGAAAAATTGACAAAGGAAGAAGCAGATGCCTTGTTTTTCGGTCTTTGTACAGATACAGGATTTTTTAGACATTTGGATGAAAGAAGTGCTCAAGTTTTTGCCCATGCCTCCCGGCTTATTGAAGCCGGAGCCAATCCAAAACAAACCTTTATGAAAATGAATGGAGGCAAAAAATTTGAATCGCGCCTCCTTATTTCTCGAATCCTAAACAGAATGAAGACCTATTATGACGGAAAGCTTGTTATTTCATATGAAACTTATGATGATTTAATGGAATTCGGCCTTGAAGGCAGAGATTCCGATATATTGTACCAGCTGATTCAGACGGTGGAAGGGGTTGAAGCTATCTGCATAGTACGCCAAGAATCTCCAAGCCATTGTTCAGTGGGATTTAGATCCTTGGATAAGATTGATGTAAGCAAGATAGCCTCCTCCTTCGGCGGCGGCGGGCATAAACAGGCATCAGGCTTGTACATAGAAGGAAAATTTGATGATTTGATTCCAAAGTTTGTTGAAGCCTTTGGAACTCAAATGTAA
- a CDS encoding flagellar protein FlaG, with protein sequence MSIEINGIGHQAALQQKRDTVINGSMRAASDVIVQKEAAEQAENQKTLVDPNEISKAVAQIQKLCDMCDRKLQFRVNKETNRIVVKVIDANTDKVIREIPSEAIQRLQARILETVGLLFDESI encoded by the coding sequence ATGAGTATAGAAATAAACGGCATAGGGCACCAAGCAGCATTACAACAAAAACGTGATACAGTGATTAACGGCTCGATGAGAGCTGCATCGGATGTAATAGTACAAAAGGAAGCTGCCGAACAAGCCGAAAATCAAAAGACGCTGGTGGACCCGAATGAAATCTCAAAAGCGGTTGCACAAATCCAAAAATTATGCGACATGTGTGATCGTAAATTGCAATTTAGAGTAAACAAAGAAACAAACCGCATTGTTGTTAAGGTAATAGATGCAAATACCGACAAGGTAATAAGGGAAATTCCATCTGAAGCAATACAACGGCTGCAGGCAAGAATACTTGAAACAGTCGGCCTTTTATTCGATGAATCAATCTAG
- the smpB gene encoding SsrA-binding protein SmpB, protein MEKTPVKIIAKNKKAFFNYTVEEKIECGLVLKGTEVKSLREGRISFPDAFAEIKDNEVWVKNFHISEYIYSSIFNHDPERPKKLLLKKDEIKRLKRKVEEKGYTLIPLEFYFKNGIVKVLLGVCKGKKTFDKRADIKDRDIKRDMQREIKIRGK, encoded by the coding sequence ATGGAGAAAACACCTGTAAAAATCATAGCAAAAAACAAAAAGGCTTTTTTTAATTACACCGTTGAAGAAAAAATAGAATGCGGTCTAGTCTTAAAGGGTACGGAAGTCAAATCTCTCAGAGAAGGAAGAATCTCTTTTCCGGATGCCTTTGCCGAAATTAAAGATAATGAGGTCTGGGTAAAAAATTTTCATATTTCGGAGTATATTTACTCTTCCATATTTAATCATGATCCTGAAAGGCCCAAAAAACTCCTTTTAAAAAAGGACGAAATAAAGAGATTAAAACGAAAGGTGGAGGAAAAAGGTTATACCCTTATTCCATTGGAATTTTACTTTAAAAACGGTATCGTTAAGGTTCTCTTAGGTGTTTGTAAGGGTAAAAAGACCTTTGATAAACGGGCAGACATAAAAGATAGAGACATAAAAAGAGATATGCAAAGGGAGATAAAAATAAGAGGTAAATAA
- a CDS encoding DUF4822 domain-containing protein — protein sequence MIVSEIKNIEKEDTHIYYRQKYAGTAVYTILGKEQNGKVEFFVEHKPTGETEIQVQMIDKIDYPVLQIMMELKACVRRLVETRKLP from the coding sequence ATGATTGTTTCTGAAATAAAAAATATTGAAAAAGAAGATACACATATATATTACAGGCAAAAATATGCCGGAACGGCGGTATATACAATATTAGGTAAAGAACAAAACGGAAAGGTTGAATTTTTTGTAGAACATAAACCTACAGGTGAAACCGAAATACAGGTACAGATGATAGACAAGATAGACTATCCTGTATTACAAATAATGATGGAGTTAAAAGCCTGTGTCCGCCGTTTAGTTGAAACAAGGAAATTACCGTAA
- the fliD gene encoding flagellar filament capping protein FliD: MSDLSIPGVNSTYEKLVEALMKKERIPRDREAEKLERLKLQDDSWRQVNKFSLEVRNAARDLYSFNNPFVEKIAESSNERSFTATASRGAKDQNVKINVVQIAEADKFLTKEVNKDIEIKKGVYTFKVGEKNISVNWKGGKYKGFIDLVNSRAKEILNISEIKITPETKSLLFSSNITGAKNRLEFADDALSMALEMGLIKKNDTSAIKTSVTSIETGPESSQKIDFSESVRAKGQYVMELTVSIKEPSKASAQKEETGEKTYEQIGSISYRGIVIQNEPSNDGLEKTKMEPKEASDHRKVDMNILALESTRGVLIPLPPLSENAETQTITIPLAEYGDVKALAINNNNTEKAVFIENIKIFDPKAAGDYVPVNPVSTAQDAIINFEGIQIKRDKNDIDDLIPGVTLHTHESSEKQEKLTIKPDVEAVKNAIIELVAKYNRVFAQINILTQNKPEIIEELTYLSEAEVEDAQKKLGLMYGDSTLMSLKSNLRQKINTPYKAADDSKIFMLAQLGVSTKSDNAGGIDMSRLRGYLEIDEKKLDEALNNNMEEVRLFFGFDSDGDILIDSGLAHAVYEYINPYTQRGGIFGVKTDALKLKMDSSQKRIENYDKKLAEKELALKRKYGIMDGTLKSLQKQSQTMDNFNKQLQNQNK, encoded by the coding sequence ATGTCCGATTTAAGTATACCGGGAGTCAACAGTACATACGAAAAGCTTGTTGAAGCTTTGATGAAAAAGGAAAGAATTCCTCGCGACAGAGAAGCCGAAAAACTCGAACGTCTAAAATTGCAGGATGATTCGTGGAGACAGGTCAATAAATTTTCTCTTGAAGTACGCAATGCTGCAAGAGACCTATATTCTTTTAATAATCCCTTTGTAGAAAAAATAGCAGAATCCTCAAATGAAAGATCCTTTACCGCGACAGCTTCCAGAGGAGCCAAGGATCAAAACGTAAAAATTAATGTTGTCCAAATCGCAGAAGCAGATAAATTTTTAACCAAAGAAGTAAATAAAGATATTGAAATAAAAAAAGGGGTATATACTTTTAAGGTAGGAGAAAAAAACATATCAGTAAACTGGAAGGGAGGGAAATATAAGGGTTTTATCGACCTTGTAAACTCAAGGGCAAAAGAAATTTTAAATATCAGCGAAATAAAAATAACACCAGAAACAAAATCCCTGCTCTTTTCATCCAATATAACAGGGGCAAAAAACAGGTTGGAATTTGCCGATGATGCCCTATCGATGGCTCTTGAGATGGGACTTATCAAAAAAAATGATACATCTGCCATAAAAACTTCAGTTACTTCCATTGAAACCGGACCTGAGTCCTCTCAAAAAATAGATTTTTCAGAATCTGTAAGAGCTAAAGGTCAATATGTCATGGAGCTTACAGTTTCAATTAAGGAACCGTCAAAAGCTTCTGCACAAAAAGAAGAAACGGGAGAAAAAACTTACGAACAAATAGGCTCAATCTCATATAGGGGTATTGTTATACAAAATGAACCTTCAAACGACGGCCTTGAAAAAACTAAAATGGAACCTAAGGAAGCCTCAGATCATCGAAAAGTTGATATGAATATTTTAGCCTTAGAATCAACACGAGGAGTGCTTATTCCCCTGCCCCCCCTTTCTGAAAATGCCGAAACACAAACAATTACGATTCCTTTGGCTGAATACGGGGATGTAAAAGCTCTTGCAATAAACAATAATAATACCGAAAAGGCTGTTTTTATCGAAAACATCAAAATATTCGATCCTAAGGCTGCGGGAGATTATGTTCCGGTAAACCCTGTTTCGACAGCACAAGATGCTATAATAAATTTTGAAGGTATTCAAATTAAAAGGGATAAAAACGACATTGACGATTTAATTCCCGGAGTAACCCTTCATACACATGAATCATCGGAAAAACAGGAAAAACTAACCATAAAGCCTGATGTAGAAGCAGTAAAAAATGCCATTATTGAACTAGTGGCCAAATATAATCGCGTTTTTGCTCAAATAAACATATTAACGCAAAATAAGCCCGAAATTATAGAAGAGCTGACCTATCTTTCAGAAGCGGAGGTTGAAGATGCTCAAAAAAAATTGGGGCTTATGTATGGCGACTCTACTTTGATGTCTTTAAAATCCAATTTAAGACAAAAAATAAATACTCCATATAAGGCCGCTGATGATTCAAAAATATTTATGCTTGCTCAATTGGGTGTTTCTACAAAATCCGATAATGCAGGCGGCATAGACATGTCCCGCCTTCGCGGATATCTTGAAATTGACGAAAAAAAACTTGATGAAGCTTTAAACAACAATATGGAAGAGGTAAGACTTTTTTTCGGTTTTGATTCTGACGGAGATATTTTAATAGATTCCGGACTTGCCCATGCAGTATACGAGTACATTAATCCGTATACGCAAAGAGGCGGTATCTTTGGTGTAAAAACCGACGCTTTAAAACTAAAGATGGACTCTTCTCAAAAAAGAATCGAAAACTACGACAAAAAATTAGCCGAAAAAGAATTAGCACTTAAGAGGAAATATGGAATAATGGATGGAACCTTAAAAAGTTTACAAAAACAATCTCAGACAATGGATAATTTTAACAAACAACTTCAAAATCAAAATAAATAA